One window of the Pseudomonadota bacterium genome contains the following:
- the rplO gene encoding 50S ribosomal protein L15 yields MKLSDLKPSEGSKKKRKRIGRGTGSGHGTTAGYGNKGQRSTSGGTKGKGFEGGQMPLTRRIPKRGFRNPFRYEYALVKIKDLVVFRGKEKVSIQDFLEAKLVGNIKNGVKLLSDGDIDFPIKVMVHKASKKAIEKIKAQGGDVEVLI; encoded by the coding sequence ATGAAACTTTCTGATTTAAAACCGTCTGAAGGGTCAAAGAAGAAGAGAAAAAGGATAGGAAGGGGCACGGGATCAGGCCATGGGACAACGGCCGGATATGGCAACAAAGGGCAGCGGTCAACGAGCGGAGGCACAAAAGGAAAAGGCTTTGAAGGCGGCCAGATGCCTCTCACGCGAAGGATCCCCAAAAGGGGGTTTCGAAATCCATTCAGATATGAATATGCACTTGTAAAGATAAAAGATCTTGTAGTGTTTAGAGGTAAAGAAAAGGTGAGTATTCAGGATTTTTTAGAAGCTAAATTGGTGGGTAATATAAAAAATGGTGTAAAACTCCTGTCTGATGGGGATATAGATTTTCCAATTAAGGTAATGGTTCATAAGGCATCTAAAAAGGCTATAGAAAAGATCAAGGCACAAGGTGGAGATGTGGAGGTATTGATTTAA
- the rplR gene encoding 50S ribosomal protein L18, with the protein MRRKEKVEARSRRKKRIRKKIAGSMDKPRLCVYKSLKQMYAQVIDDTKDKVITGVSTLNKDVKAQIKHGGNIEGAKKVGEYIGKKAQELGIKHVVFDRNGFKYHGRVKALAEGAREAGLIF; encoded by the coding sequence ATGCGGAGAAAAGAGAAGGTAGAAGCAAGATCAAGAAGAAAGAAAAGAATTAGAAAAAAGATTGCTGGCAGCATGGATAAGCCAAGACTCTGCGTATATAAAAGCTTGAAACAGATGTATGCGCAGGTTATAGATGATACAAAAGATAAGGTGATCACCGGTGTATCAACTTTAAATAAAGATGTAAAAGCGCAGATAAAACATGGTGGTAATATTGAGGGGGCTAAAAAGGTTGGTGAGTACATAGGTAAAAAGGCGCAGGAACTGGGCATTAAACATGTTGTATTCGATAGGAATGGATTCAAATATCATGGCAGGGTTAAAGCCCTTGCAGAAGGTGCAAGGGAAGCCGGGTTAATATTTTAA
- the rpmD gene encoding 50S ribosomal protein L30, which produces MAYLKIKWIKSAIGRTKDQRDTIKSLGFKKLYEEKVVKNTPEIRGMVKKVMHLLEIVEDVR; this is translated from the coding sequence GTGGCTTATCTCAAGATAAAGTGGATAAAAAGCGCTATAGGGCGTACAAAAGACCAGAGAGATACTATAAAAAGCCTTGGATTTAAAAAGCTTTACGAAGAAAAGGTTGTGAAGAATACCCCTGAGATAAGGGGCATGGTTAAAAAGGTGATGCATCTGTTAGAAATTGTGGAGGATGTTCGATAA
- the secY gene encoding preprotein translocase subunit SecY, which translates to MGGFQNIGKIPELKRRIIATLVLLAVYRIGVHIPTPGIDGNVLASIFERAKGTLLGFFDMFAGGGLERLSVFALGIMPYISASIILQLLTVVIPTLERLSKEGEAGRRKITQYTRYGTVIISLIQGFGISIGLEQMRGAGGELVVYNPGWSFRLMTMITLTGGTSFIMWLGEQITEKGIGNGISLIIFAGIVARMPNAIAGTVSLVDSGEMNWFVVFLLTAMMLVVVGFIIFMETSQRKIPVQYAKRVVGRRIYGGQATHLPLKVNTAGVIPPIFASSILMFPATIASFINHPYMKKFSELLTPGGFLHEFLYIGFIIFFCFFYTAIVFNPDNVADNMKKYGGYIPGLRPGKRTSEYIEKVLSRVTLVGAVYVSFVCVLPTLLVKKFNVPFYFGGTALLIVVGVALDTIQQIESHLILRHYDGLVKRSARMKGRR; encoded by the coding sequence ATGGGAGGTTTCCAGAATATTGGAAAAATCCCTGAGCTTAAACGCAGAATAATCGCAACCCTTGTATTACTTGCCGTATATAGAATAGGTGTTCATATACCTACACCTGGTATAGATGGTAATGTACTGGCAAGCATATTTGAAAGGGCAAAGGGGACACTCCTCGGTTTTTTCGATATGTTTGCAGGCGGGGGACTCGAAAGGCTTTCGGTTTTTGCCCTTGGGATAATGCCATATATAAGCGCTTCGATTATACTACAACTTTTAACAGTAGTAATCCCAACCCTTGAGCGTCTCTCAAAAGAGGGGGAAGCAGGCAGAAGAAAGATAACACAGTATACAAGATATGGAACAGTAATTATAAGCCTTATTCAAGGTTTTGGTATTAGCATCGGCCTGGAACAGATGAGAGGGGCAGGCGGAGAGCTTGTTGTATATAATCCTGGATGGAGTTTCAGGCTTATGACGATGATTACACTTACAGGAGGAACATCTTTCATAATGTGGCTTGGCGAACAGATTACAGAAAAAGGTATAGGCAATGGAATATCCCTTATTATATTTGCTGGTATTGTAGCAAGAATGCCCAACGCCATAGCCGGCACAGTGAGCCTTGTGGATAGTGGGGAGATGAACTGGTTTGTTGTGTTTTTACTTACAGCAATGATGCTCGTCGTCGTTGGGTTTATTATATTCATGGAGACATCCCAGAGGAAAATACCAGTCCAATATGCAAAGAGGGTGGTTGGCAGAAGGATTTACGGGGGGCAAGCCACACATTTGCCACTAAAAGTCAATACTGCGGGTGTAATTCCTCCAATATTTGCCTCATCAATCCTTATGTTCCCTGCAACGATTGCGAGTTTCATCAATCACCCCTATATGAAGAAATTCTCTGAGCTTCTTACTCCGGGGGGGTTTCTCCACGAATTTCTATATATCGGTTTTATCATATTTTTTTGTTTCTTTTATACAGCAATAGTTTTTAACCCGGATAATGTGGCGGATAATATGAAAAAATATGGAGGGTATATACCTGGTTTAAGACCAGGCAAGAGAACATCAGAGTACATAGAGAAGGTACTTTCAAGGGTAACACTTGTAGGTGCTGTTTACGTATCGTTTGTATGCGTCCTCCCCACCTTGTTAGTGAAGAAATTTAATGTTCCTTTCTATTTCGGGGGAACTGCACTCTTAATAGTAGTGGGGGTTGCCCTCGATACTATACAGCAGATAGAGTCCCATCTTATCTTGAGGCATTATGATGGACTTGTGAAGAGGTCAGCAAGAATGAAGGGAAGAAGATGA
- the rpsE gene encoding 30S ribosomal protein S5: MVEKKRIEPDGLELQDRLVYINRVAKVVKGGRRFSFSAIVVVGDGNGRVGFGLGKAKEVPDAIRKAVERAKKDIIEVPVSKGTIPHEVMAKYGASQVFMKPASEGTGVIASRAVRAVVEVAGITNILTKCYGSRNFHNVVKATVKGLSMLKLPEMALKQRGKIKGEEG; encoded by the coding sequence TTGGTTGAGAAAAAGCGCATTGAACCGGATGGACTTGAGCTACAGGATAGGTTAGTTTACATAAATCGGGTTGCAAAGGTTGTAAAAGGTGGAAGGAGATTTAGTTTCAGTGCGATAGTTGTGGTTGGGGATGGGAACGGCCGCGTTGGTTTTGGTTTGGGAAAAGCAAAGGAAGTGCCTGATGCGATAAGAAAGGCAGTTGAACGGGCCAAAAAGGATATTATTGAAGTTCCGGTATCGAAGGGTACAATTCCCCATGAGGTTATGGCTAAGTACGGTGCCAGCCAGGTATTTATGAAGCCAGCAAGTGAAGGAACAGGTGTTATAGCAAGCAGGGCAGTGAGGGCTGTTGTTGAGGTGGCTGGTATAACAAATATATTGACTAAATGTTATGGTTCAAGGAACTTTCATAATGTAGTAAAGGCTACTGTGAAAGGGCTGTCAATGTTGAAATTGCCCGAGATGGCATTAAAGCAGAGGGGAAAGATAAAGGGCGAGGAGGGATAA